In Paludibaculum fermentans, the genomic stretch GTCCTCCATTCCACGACTTCCGGCTCGCTGATATTCCTGCAATGACTCTACCGACAGCGACGCGGCTGTTCGTCCTTCTCTCCGCGGCTGCCGGCGCGTGCGGTGCCCTGACCCCGGCGGATGTGCTGATTCTCGGCAACCGCAACTCCTCGGTCTCGAAGTCGATCACCGAGTACTACGCCCGCCAGCGAGGCATTCCGAAAGACCAGGTTCTGCTGTTGGGCATGCCGGTAGCCGAGGAGATCTCGCGGGCCGAATACGACAGCCACATCGCGGGACCGATGGCCTCGTTCCTGCGCAAGCGCAAGTGGGAGGACCGCATTCTCGTGATCGTCACCACGTCCGGCGTCCCTTTGAAGATCAAAGGCTCGCAGGGCCCCACTGGCACGGCGGCGTCGGTGGATTCGGAACTCGCCGCGCTCTACGGCGACCTGAAGGGCACTCCGCACCCGATACCGGGCCCCATGCCGAATCCGTTCTACGGCAGCGACCGCCCGTTCTCGCACCCGGAGTTCCCGCTCTACCTGGTGACCCGTTTGACCGGCTACACCTTTCAGGACGTGCGCGGGCTGATCGATCGCGCCCTGCGGGCCCGCAATCGCGGCATCGTCGTCCTCGACCAGCACTATCCCGGCATGGAGCTCGGGGACAACTGGCTGTTCCGCGCCACGCTCCACCTGCCCAAGGACCGCGTGCTGCATGAAGAAACGGAAAACGTGGTCTATGGAGCCAAGTTCGTCATCGGCTACGCCAGTTGGGGCTCGAACGACAAAAAGCGCCATGAGCGCGACGTGAAGTTCGAATACCTGCCGGGGGCCATCGTGACGGAGTTCGTCTCGACCGACGGGCGGACGTTCCAGGAGCCCCCCGCCAGTTGGGTGCCAGGCGGGTCGTGGGAAAACCGGGCCGACCACTTCGCCGGCTCACCGCAGACCTTGTCGGCCGACTTCATCCGGCAGGGCGCCACCGGCGTTTCCGGCCACGTCTACGAGCCCTACCTTCAGCAGACGCCGCACCCGGAGGTGCTCTTCCCTGCCTACCTCTCCGGCAAAACCCTGGCCGAGAGCTTCTGGTCGTCCATCCC encodes the following:
- a CDS encoding TIGR03790 family protein, whose protein sequence is MTLPTATRLFVLLSAAAGACGALTPADVLILGNRNSSVSKSITEYYARQRGIPKDQVLLLGMPVAEEISRAEYDSHIAGPMASFLRKRKWEDRILVIVTTSGVPLKIKGSQGPTGTAASVDSELAALYGDLKGTPHPIPGPMPNPFYGSDRPFSHPEFPLYLVTRLTGYTFQDVRGLIDRALRARNRGIVVLDQHYPGMELGDNWLFRATLHLPKDRVLHEETENVVYGAKFVIGYASWGSNDKKRHERDVKFEYLPGAIVTEFVSTDGRTFQEPPASWVPGGSWENRADHFAGSPQTLSADFIRQGATGVSGHVYEPYLQQTPHPEVLFPAYLSGKTLAESFWSSIPVLSWMNIVVGDPLCRLAP